A window of the Phaseolus vulgaris cultivar G19833 chromosome 5, P. vulgaris v2.0, whole genome shotgun sequence genome harbors these coding sequences:
- the LOC137834369 gene encoding uncharacterized protein, with protein sequence MGNGYCWAISAKSRAKQFSHSDNGKQFIDKKLAEFYKRLGIKHLTSSVEHPQTNGQVELANKVIMVQLKKRLGNEKGLWADSLPETLWAYKCTPQTTIGETLFNLTYEMYVMIPIEIGEPTLCQELQDLKINEECLKIELDLLEELRDKARIREETVKRRAARRYNAKVILRSFNKNNLVWRVRTKA encoded by the exons ATGGGGAATGGATATTGTTGGGCCATTTCCGCCAAGTCGAGGGCAAAACAGTTTTCTCATAGTG ATAATGGAAAGCAATTCATTGATAAAAAGTTAGCAGAATTTTACAAAAGGTTGGGAATCAAACATCTTACTAGTTCAGTCGAACATCCACAAacaaatggccaagtggagttgGCTAATAAAGTGATTATGGTTCAATTGAAGAAACGTTTGGGGAATGAAAAAGGTTTATGGGCCGATAGTTTACCGGAAACATTATGGGCTTACAAATGTACACCTCAAACAACTATTGGGGAAACCCTTTTCAATTTAACATATGAAATGTATGTGATGATACCGATAGAGATTGGAGAACCAACATTATGTCAAGAATTGCAAGACTTGAAGATAAATGAAGAATGTCTTAAAATCGAGTTAGACTTACTCGAGGAGTTGAGAGATAAGGCAAGAATAAGGGAGGAGACAGTCAAAAGAAGAGCGGCTAGAAGGTATAATGCTAAGGTGATACTAAGAAGTTTCAACAAAAACAACTTGGTATGGAGGGTGAGAACAAAAGCTTGA